AAGAGGTTGGTGGTGGCGATCCATAGCACCAGCGCCGCGAGTTCCTTCTCGTTGAAGTGCCGGGCCGCGTCGGCCCAGATCTCGTCCGGTACCGGGTCCGGCCGGTCGGCCAGCCGGGTGGCCGCCTCGGCGAGGGCGAGTGCGGCCCGTTCGGCGTCGGTGAAGTACGGCGTCTCCCGCCAGACCGCCACCGCGAACAGCCGCTCGTCGGTCTCGCCGTTCTTCTTGGCGCTCCGGGCGCCACCGTCCACGCACGCGCTGCACCCGTTGATCTGGCTGGCTCGCAGGTGTACGAGTTCCAGCGTCGAGGCGGGCACCCCGGCCGAGTGGCTCTCCTTGTAGAGGATGTTGACGGCCTTGACCGCCTCGGGCAGGAGCGCTGCCGGGTTGTTGATCCGTGCCTGCATGACTGTCTCCTTCTGGATCCTGGTGAGGGCCGGTGTGTCGCCGTCACATCCGCGCCGTTGTGTTCGTCGCTGCTGTGACGGACCGGGGCGGGGGCTTGTGACAAAAGTGGTATGGCTCACAAATGCGGATGAAGATGCGAAGCGAGGGTGCTGGGTGAGTGAGAAGGACGTGCTGGCCGAGCGGTTCGAGGCGAACCGGTCGAAGCTGCGGGCGGTGGCCTACCGGATGCTCGGCTCGACCGCCGAGGCCGACGACGCGGTCCAGGAGGCGTGGCTGCGGCTGAGCCGTACCGACACGACCGGGGTCGACAATCTCGCCGCCTGGTTGACCACCGTCGTCGGCCGGATCTGCCTGGACATGCTCCGGTCACGCGGGTCGCGGCACGAGGAATCGCTCGACGCCCGTACGGTCGAACCGGTCGCGACCGCCGATCGGACCGACCCGGAGCAGCAGGCGCTGCTGGCCGACTCGGTCGGTCTCGCGCTGCTCGTCGTCCTGGAGACCCTGAACCCGATCGAGCGGCTCGCCTTCGTACTGCACGACATGTTCGCCGTCTCCTTCGACGAGATCGCCCCGATCGTGGGGCGCAGCCCCGCCGCGGCGCGGCAGCTCGCCAGCCGGGCGCGCCGCCGGATCCAGGCCGACGCCGCGACCCCGGAGGCCGACGTGTCGCGCCAGCGGGCGATCGTCGACGCGTTCCTGACCGCCGCCCGGGGCGGCGAGTTCAGTACCCTGCTCACCCTGCTCGACCCGGACGTTGTCGTACGGGCCGACGGCGCCGCCGTCCGGATGGGCGCCACCGCCGGGGTACGGGGCTCGGAGGCCGTCGCCGGCTTCTTCGCCGGCCGGGCTCCATCCGCACGGCTGGCCCTCATCGACGGCGCTCCGGGTGCCGTGGTGGTGCGGGGCGGCCAGACCCGGATCGCCGTCAGCTTCATCGTCACCGAGGGCCGGATCATCGGTCTCGACGTGGTTGCCGACCCCGAACAGTTGGGCGAACTCGACATCGCGCTGGTGGACGGCTGACCGGCCACCGCCGCCGTAGCCACCGCGGCGGCGCGGAAGGTGTGCACCAGCTGACCGGAGACTGGCTGGCCCAGCGGCGGGGACGAAGAAGCGTTACGCGGGTGGTGGGGGTGCGGCGCCGGGTACTGGGTGGGGACCCGCCGCCGCGTTCGACCCGCCGCGCTCCGTCGGCGTTA
The nucleotide sequence above comes from Plantactinospora soyae. Encoded proteins:
- a CDS encoding carboxymuconolactone decarboxylase family protein — its product is MQARINNPAALLPEAVKAVNILYKESHSAGVPASTLELVHLRASQINGCSACVDGGARSAKKNGETDERLFAVAVWRETPYFTDAERAALALAEAATRLADRPDPVPDEIWADAARHFNEKELAALVLWIATTNLFNRINATTRQLAPQNWG
- a CDS encoding sigma-70 family RNA polymerase sigma factor, whose translation is MSEKDVLAERFEANRSKLRAVAYRMLGSTAEADDAVQEAWLRLSRTDTTGVDNLAAWLTTVVGRICLDMLRSRGSRHEESLDARTVEPVATADRTDPEQQALLADSVGLALLVVLETLNPIERLAFVLHDMFAVSFDEIAPIVGRSPAAARQLASRARRRIQADAATPEADVSRQRAIVDAFLTAARGGEFSTLLTLLDPDVVVRADGAAVRMGATAGVRGSEAVAGFFAGRAPSARLALIDGAPGAVVVRGGQTRIAVSFIVTEGRIIGLDVVADPEQLGELDIALVDG